One Hypanus sabinus isolate sHypSab1 chromosome 4, sHypSab1.hap1, whole genome shotgun sequence genomic region harbors:
- the LOC132393112 gene encoding uncharacterized protein LOC132393112, which produces MSARSSIKLTPPSDKGGKPTSSKPTRALSGVPSAAMSARSGIKSMALSDKGGKPTSSKSTQARAKAEAAKVRLRYARQEAVLKMLQAIREAEIQKEKAAREAERAAREAEIQKEKAAREAEAAAREAEAAARETEIQLEMAKISTELQVLQLEREEEAAMAEAKYIEEAEGSRDLTKARSTLERTRLERTSDYVQSQIDRQARLPSPYVFDNFPSYEEPQRVTIASHPYEEGNLPSRLRDEVKNERTDNAPSPPQQDGGEGEVHSRTTIVSSNCTEVCSQTQSSRSCSKICLTEVYPKEAQQDITKRKVTDETLGQSVFVQTEHGNKLAQSAQDTISLKPKDTKVFRDEANNGVAPLPFREPRQRSPDNKEQAVKRFTSLRKTQKRKPEMQQRTRLAHEVLCTLMAEVTTIINAQSFLPVSSDPENPFILSPSTLLTQKAGAPPPPGDFSDKDLYTKQWRQVQALANQFWPR; this is translated from the coding sequence atgtcagctcgatccagcatcaagttgacgccgcccagcgacaagggcggtaaaccgacatcaagtaagcccacccgggcgttatcaggtgttccaagtgctgcaatgtcagctcgatccgggatcaagtcgatggcgctcAGCGACAAGGgtggtaaaccgacatcaagtaagtccacccaggcaagagccaaggcagaagccgccaaggtgcgactgcgttacgccagacaagaagcagttttgaaaatgctgcaggccatcagagaagccgaaatccagaaagaaaaggctgccagagaagccgaaagggccgcccgagaagccgaaatccagaaagaaaaggctgccagagaagccgaagcggctgccagagaagccgaagcggccgcccgagaaaccgaaatccagttggaaatggcaaaaatatcgacagagttgcaagtgctgcagctagaaagagaagaagaagctgccatggcggaagcaaagtacatagaagaagctgaagggtcgcgtgatctgaccaaagcaagatctactttagaaaggaccagactggaacgcacaagcgactatgtacaatctcaaatagacaggcaggctcgtctcccctctccatacgtattcgataacttccccagctacgaggaacctcagagagtcacgattgcatcacatccatacgaggaaggaaatttaccctcacggctccgtgatgaagtcaagaatgaaagaaccgacaacgctccttcacccccacaacaggacggcggggagggagaggttcactccaggacaacaattgtcagctcgaactgtacagaagtttgcagtcaaactcagtcaagccgttcttgttccaagatctgcctcactgaggtgtaccctaaagaagcacaacaagacattaccaagcgtaaagtaaccgacgagacgctaggtcagtcagttttcgttcaaaccgagcatggaaacaaacttgcacaatcagctcaagataccatttctttaaaacccaaagacaccaaggtcttcagagatgaagcaaataatggggttgccccattgcctttcagagaaccacgccagcgctcaccagataacaaagagcaggcagtcaaacggttcacatccttacggaaaacccagaaaaggaaacctgagatgcagcaacgcacccgattggcccacgaggtactgtgcaccctaatggcagaggtcacaaccattataaacgcacaatcattcctacctgtgtcttctgacccagaaaacccctttatactttcgccatcaacgctccttacgcagaaggcaggagcacctcctccaccaggagacttctcagacaaggatttgtacacaaagcaatggagacaagtccaggctctggcaaatcagttctggcctcgctag